A part of Brassica rapa cultivar Chiifu-401-42 chromosome A05, CAAS_Brap_v3.01, whole genome shotgun sequence genomic DNA contains:
- the LOC103866726 gene encoding endochitinase At2g43620 translates to MATQRAILQNALILFLFTLTILTKTAFSQNCGTTGCARNLCCSRYGYCGTTAAYCGTGCRSGPCSSRTTPIPPTPSGGGGGLNADPRDTIANVVTLSVFNSIMSKVGNGCPAKGFYTRQAFISAAQSFPAYRGTVAKREIAAMLAQFSHESGSFCYKEEIARGRYCQASTVYPCQPGKNYYGRGPIQITWNYNYGAAGKFLGLPLLTDPDMVARSPEVAFKCAMWFWNQNVRPVLDQGFGATTRKINGGECNGRRPAAVQSRVNRYLEFCRLFGITPGTSLSC, encoded by the exons atggcTACCCAAAGAGCGATTCTACAAAACGCTCTCATCCTTTTTCTCTTCACTTTAACCATCCTAACAAAAACCGCGTTCTCTCAAAACTGCGGTACAACAGGATGTGCCCGCAACCTATGCTGCAGTAGGTATGGATACTGTGGCACCACAGCCGCTTACTGCGGTACAGGGTGCAGAAGCGGACCTTGTAGCTCCCGAACCACACCTATCCCACCAACTCCTAGCGGCGGTGGTGGAGGTCTAAACGCTGACCCTCGTGATACAATTGCAAATGTTGTCACACTATCAGTTTTTAATAGTATCATGAGCAAAGTAGGAAACGGCTGCCCAGCAAAAGGGTTCTACACTCGTCAGGCTTTCATCTCGGCTGCTCAATCATTCCCGGCTTATCGAGGAACCGTCGCTAAGCGTGAAATCGCCGCCATGTTGGCTCAGTTCTCACACGAATCTGGAA GTTTTTGTTACAAAGAAGAAATAGCAAGAGGAAGGTATTGCCAAGCTAGCACAGTCTACCCTTGTCAACCGGGAAAGAACTACTACGGTCGTGGTCCTATCCAAATCACATGGAACTACAACTACGGTGCAGCCGGAAAGTTCCTTGGACTCCCTCTATTGACTGATCCAGATATGGTGGCTCGTAGTCCTGAGGTGGCCTTTAAGTGTGCCATGTGGTTCTGGAACCAAAATGTTCGTCCCGTCTTGGACCAAGGCTTTGGAGCCACCACAAGGAAGATTAACGGTGGCGAGTGCAACGGTAGGCGTCCGGCAGCGGTGCAAAGCAGAGTTAATCGCTACTTGGAGTTCTGTAGGCTGTTTGGGATCACTCCTGGAACAAGTCTTAGTTgttaa
- the LOC103866732 gene encoding defensin-like protein 2: MAFATKSVSSFAIIFILVLVIFEVPEIEAQDDECLKEYGGDVGFSFCAPEIFPSFCYTNCRKDKGALGGTCIWGDSDVKCLCDYCSDIPNGKILRGGI; this comes from the exons ATGGCATTCGCAACCAAATCAGTTTCTTCTTTCGCCATCATTTTCATCCTCGTTTTGGTTATCTTTG AAGTGCCGGAGATAGAAGCGCAGGATGACGAGTGCCTAAAAGAATACGGCGGCGATGTGGGTTTTAGCTTCTGTGCGCCTGAGATATTTCCGTCGTTTTGTTATACAAATTGCCGTAAGGACAAGGGCGCACTAGGTGGAACATGCATTTGGGGTGATTCTGATGTTAAATGCTTATGCGACTACTGCAGCGACATACCTAATGGCAAGATTCTACGTGGTGGAATTTGA
- the LOC103866727 gene encoding endochitinase CHI, with translation MYLYLPHTHREKTTMNYGKATSRNDQFAILLTTLFFLILTVSKPVASQNCGCASGLCCSSAGYCGTTDAYCGEGCKEGPCKNSGPGDPTVSLEETVTPEFFNSILSQATESDCKGRGFYTHETFMAAANAYPSFGATISKREIAAFFAHVAQETGFLCHIEEVDGPAKAARGEYCDTTKPEFPCVPGKGYYGRGAIQLSWNYNYGPCGRDLNEGDLLATPEKVAQDQVLAFKASFWYWTTNVRSSFKSGFGPTIKAVNSMECTGTGVPSETAANRIRYFQDYCMKLDVLPGENLTC, from the exons ATGTACCTCTATCTACCTCACACACACAGAGAAAAAACAACGATGAATTACGGTAAAGCCACATCCCGAAATGACCAGTTTGCTATTTTACTCACAACTCTTTTCTTCCTGATCCTAACCGTTTCCAAACCGGTCGCCTCTCAGAACTGCGGCTGCGCCTCTGGCTTATGCTGCAGCAGTGCTGGTTACTGTGGAACCACCGACGCGTACTGCGGCGAGGGATGCAAAGAAGGACCTTGCAAGAACAGCGGTCCCGGAGATCCAACTGTTTCACTTGAAGAAACTGTGACACCTGAGTTCTTCAACTCTATACTAAGCCAAGCAACAGAGAGTGACTGCAAAGGTAGAGGATTCTACACCCACGAAACCTTTATGGCTGCAGCTAATGCCTATCCGAGCTTCGGTGCTACCATCTCCAAACGTGAAATCGCTGCCTTCTTTGCTCACGTTGCTCAGGAAACAGGAT TCCTGTGCCACATTGAGGAAGTCGATGGACCAGCGAAGGCCGCACGTGGAGAATACTGTGACACAACAAAACCAGAGTTCCCATGTGTACCAGGAAAGGGCTACTACGGTCGTGGTGCGATCCAGCTCTCTTGGAACTACAACTATGGTCCTTGTGGCAGAGACCTGAACGAGGGAGACTTATTGGCTACACCAGAGAAAGTGGCTCAAGACCAGGTTCTTGCCTTCAAGGCCTCTTTCTGGTACTGGACCACTAATGTTCGCTCGAGTTTTAAATCGGGCTTTGGCCCGACAATCAAGGCTGTGAATAGTATGGAGTGTACCGGAACAGGAGTTCCTAGTGAAACAGCTGCTAACAGGATTAGGTACTTTCAAGACTATTGTATGAAGCTTGACGTTCTACCTGGAGAAAACCTCACTTGTTAA
- the LOC103866724 gene encoding defensin-like protein 195, translating to MAIKPLSIFVVFFIFFLVISDMPEIEAQDSKCLREYGGDVGFGFCAPRIFPTFCYTRCRENKGAKGGRCRWGQGTNVTCLCDYCNDQP from the exons ATGGCGATAAAACCACTTTCCATCTTCgttgtcttcttcatcttcttcttagtTATCTCTG ACATGCCAGAGATAGAAGCGCAAGATAGCAAGTGCTTGAGAGAATACGGTGGTGATGTTGGCTTCGGCTTCTGTGCGCCTCGGATATTTCCGACGTTTTGTTACACAAGATGCCGTGAGAACAAGGGGGCTAAAGGTGGAAGATGCCGTTGGGGACAAGGAACTAACGTTACGTGCTTATGCGACTACTGCAACGATCAACCCTAA
- the LOC103866728 gene encoding defensin-like protein 2 isoform X2 produces MAMATKSVSSFTLIFILVLVIFEAPEIEAQDSECLKEYGGNVGFGFCAPRTFPTICYIRCREDKDAKGGRCITGDAGAFDFKCLCDYCSDKPNDQILHGVI; encoded by the exons ATGGCCATGGCAACAAAATCAGTTTCTTCCTTCACCCTTATTTTCATCCTCgttttggttatttttg AAGCGCCGGAGATAGAAGCGCAGGATAGCGAGTGCCTTAAAGAATACGGCGGGAATGTGGGTTTCGGCTTCTGTGCGCCTAGGACATTTCCGACGATTTGTTATATAAGATGCCGTGAGGACAAGGACGCTAAAGGTGGAAGATGCATTACGGGAGATGCCGGtgcttttgattttaaatgcTTATGTGACTACTGCAGTGACAAACCTAATGACCAGATTCTACATGGTGTCATCTGA